From a region of the Rhipicephalus microplus isolate Deutch F79 chromosome X, USDA_Rmic, whole genome shotgun sequence genome:
- the LOC142776388 gene encoding uncharacterized protein LOC142776388 isoform X2, whose translation MFPSWARAMKQAKTSMKRRTGDVLTIYTRGSQPAQMMRNTDIKAGPLLGATIFADELNNVRRTGETIHLNCACFSVGRYVSPWNLPGDCLPMNKIRDPFHFRHILTLTILTIPPRNTLFGRLSRLQDTLGYSITKRTCKVVYSCINVKAARIRASYGTAQPGPTHP comes from the exons ATGTTCCCTTCATGGGCACGCGCAATGAAACAAGCGAAAACAAGCATGAAAAGACGCACAGGGGATGTCCTTACTATCTACACACGTGGCAGCCAACCTGCACAGATGATGAGAAATACAGACATCAAGGCAGGGCCTCTTTTGGGGGCGACCATTTTCGCAGATGAACTCAACAACGTTAGACGAACCGGTGAGACAATACATTTAAATTGTGCGTGCTTTTCGGTGGGCCGATACGTCAGCCCTTGGAATCTGCCCGGTGACTGCCTCCCCATGAACAAAATTAGGGACCCTTTTCATTTCAG GCATATTTTGACGCTCACTATTCTCACTATTCCACCACGGAACACATTGTTTGGTAGACTGTCCAGATTGCAAGATACACTTGGTTACAGCATCACTAAGAGGACCTGTAAAGTAGTCTACAGCTGCATCAACGTTAAAGCCGCACGTATAAGAGCAAGCTAT